From the genome of Calliopsis andreniformis isolate RMS-2024a unplaced genomic scaffold, iyCalAndr_principal scaffold0022, whole genome shotgun sequence:
TTGCATGCCTCATCAACTATTTCTTATTCTAAAACAATTTCAGGTAGGATCAACTTTTTAAATGTGAGAAATATGTTTAGTATGTTCATAAATGGATTCGATACGTTAAAAGTACCaaagtaaattttattaatgtttGCCTGCAGGTTGCGTGGAGACCAAGGGAATAATATTAGACAGGAAAAATTATCTGTGTGATTTCTGCGCACCAACTCGTCATCACGTGATGAAACCATTAATTTCGAAGACATTAAGAACATAAAAAACTGTATAAACTGTGAATGGTGTGTGTAGAGCAACTGGTaagataacatttttatttgtgtGGAACTATGTGTATGCATTGTGAAGATTCGAGTGATTCACTTATCATAAAACATTTCTTACGAATTTTTGTGTAAAAGAGATACGGTTGTATATAATTGTATGATTATAAGCAATTCAAAGAattgacatttttgttacaaaatAATGGCTATTAGCTGcatatgaagcttaaaatataaaGTCTCACTTTGAATCCTACTATAGCATTTTAAAAAACTCATATATTCTTTATCATTTTTAGTTTTCCGCCAGTTTCTCAATTCAGTTGCCCTTTAAAAACACATCAAACTAACATgaaagaattattttttaataagttGTGTTCATGATAAATTACCCCTCCATCAATTGCAAATCGTAAGAAAAAAATAACTATTAGAAAGACTGCTTTATAGaattatataaattttacaatgaTCTTTTCCATTTTCTTTGAAATGTACATAAGGTgctgttttttttaaatatttacattcGTTATTTGTTTAAGTCTAAGTTAATAACCATTTCTACGAATACTTTTAGTTTAAAAACAATTAACAATCTCACAAAAAAAACTGATACATATGTATGTCCTAAGGTAACAAGGAAATGTAATAAAATGTAAATGAAGGTAGcaatttcttaaaaatatatatcattttctttatttttcttttgcaATATAATCCTCGGAATAGTATTTTGTTGCGAAAGTTGAATGCTTGCAAATAtcatttttttacatatttatagTAACGCATTATCCACATAATGAACAGTATGCTCCATATTCCGCGTATCATTAGAAATTCATGCTTTCCCTTAATATCCACATGTGATAATCAATTGTCTTGTTTTTGAAACTAATTACATATATATAATACATTTGCAAGAATGTTTTACATTATTTAGCAATATGTACAGAAAAAAGAAGACGACAAAATATTTGAAGTCGTTGAAATAATGACCAAATTGTAAAGTACAAACTTTGGTATATCGTTGCATGAATATTATGTACCATCAAAAGTATTCTAATACATAAGGTGTATGGCTTTTGTACAAGACGTGCCTCTAAAGCATTGATCAATTTTATATGCGATAGATTACCGAGGACTTACGATACTTTTACGAAGTAGATACTTTTTTTTATAGATTTTTGCGAAGCTACGTGTATCTGTCCTTCAGATACAAAGTTTAAATAATAGCAAAATCGAGGTGGCAGCATTTCAAAAGTGAAAGATAGGACAATTACTGAAAAGTGCACATTTCGAATAATCACttcattttcatttgtttttGCTAGGATTAGGAAGGACACAAACTAAATTTTCTTCGCATCCAGGATAAGGTTTGTGACTTCTCCTAAACATGTCTGACACGTAACACCCTTTTTCTTTCGTTTTTCATATTCATTTTACTTTGAGCGCTACTATAAAAATGGCTGTGTACGCTTTCAAATTCTTTCTTAAAATCACACACTTAACACTCCGCACGTATTGTGAAatagtgaaaaataaaaaagtagcTTGAGCAAAAACGAGGCAATAGCATACATGTTATGAAACGACATAACGTTTTTCTTTGCATTACGTAGAGAACACTTACACTAACAGGAcaaaaatgattattaaaatcatgtcGATGTCCCGTTGACTAGCCGaatatatgtgtgtgtgtgtgtgtgtgtgtgtgtatgtatgtatgtatgtgtgtTGTGTATGAGTAGTATGCGCGCTCGCGCAtgtgttgtatatatatataaatacactATGGACAAGTGTTGACAGTGAATTCTGAGCAAACCCAATTAAGCAGTCAGTAAAAAAGGTGAAAATAATGTTTACCATTCGAGCACCGATGTCACTAAATAATTATCATTTAGAATATATAtaaagttttacaatcgtagatCAACTTTCATATAGCTGTTCGTGCCTTTTTGTGTTTCATATTAAAATCGATTTACCCTTTAATTTGTTTAATCATTAGTTGAAATAATTTAAACGGCAACTAAAATCTCCATGATCGTTTTGCGACACAGTAAATTTTcctttttataaataattgacAACATAAACATTCATGTTAGGCTTTACTCATGTCTAATGCCACATATGGATAAAAAGGTACTAAAATTATGTAAGTGCGTTGCCGGTACGATAGTTGTAACTAAATTTCGAGTAGAAAATTTTGAAAGCACATTTTGAACGAAATTCGGCCGTGGCGAACTACCGACCTTATAGAAGATTCGCAGATTACAAGTCGGATTTGCAGTTTGTGATCCTTTCGTGAGTTTGCATAGTACATATTCGAATGCCTCTGTCAGTTCACTTGCAGTTAATTCTGTAGAAGGTAAATGTGTTTCCGTAGCTAAATTACCAGTCGAATTGGACGAACCTgtaaaaaaatacattttttttttattttatctatAAAAAAGATAAGTAGAAGTAGATAGAAATATATATACCGGTAGACATGTAACACACAATTGCAGAAACATTATTTTCGTAATTCCACCTACGCCTTATTGCGACTTTGAAATTACCTACGCATTTTCCAGTTTCTTCATCTGTAACAAAATCAtaaatgttaaaaaaaaaaaaaaaaaaaacacttatataataaaaattgtaatattttttttGTGTGTACGTTAAGTAACACTTACATTCAAACCTATTATTATCTCTATGAGCCCAAACGCACCACTCAACCCGAGCACCACGTGGAAGGTTCGGTACAACAATATAGTCCACAATGGCATTATTTGTTCGTTTCTCCCATTCCTTCCGTGCGTCTGGTATATAACTAGGGTGAGTCAAAAAACAGATACCTTGTACAATGTCCCTGAGTTGTGTATTCGAGTCCATAGCTTTAACAATACGATCTATATGCCTCAATGTTAGACGACATTGTCTTTTAATGTTCAAATCCAGAATAGTCATACTACCAGGCACCAATGGTATTTGTCCAGCGACGGAGATAATATCACCCACCTGTCCAATAATTAATCGTTCTATTAGGGAATAATTCTTAATGTAATAAAAAACATTACAATATTGAAACTAAGAATTAATCTACCATTAGACTTATACATCTGTCATGAAAAACCTTAAAAATTCAATACTCGACTGAATGTTATGTTACTTATTAAAttcttaattttgtattttcattCTAGAAAAACTTGATTTTGTTTACCTCACACTGTTGTGTTTCTTTTGTAAATCAGATGTGTGTGCATGCGCGTATGAATGCGCACATACACACATATTGTCTACACATACACACAGAGACGCGCACGTAAATTCTTTTTTTAACGGTAGTACACTCACACGAACAGCTTGAGAGTAAGGACCAATATTCGCTGGTGCCCAGTGACTTATGCTCTGAACATGCATTGTGTGTCGTTTATGAACTTTCTTATCACCACAGTCTTGAGTTTCTTTATAGGCTATAGCATCAAGCACAACATGCACATTTAACGGACACTCCACGCATACACGGACCGGTGGATTCGTTTTGTTCAGACACGAGATGTAAACTTCATTTATAGATAAGTAATTCGACATATCTTTTATGTATAACGTTACGGCAACGATATCCGATATTTGAAGACTTTCCTTTTTGACTAGACCTAGAAAATTTGTATTTGTTTGTAAATCTTTGCTAGATATTAAACGTATAGATGTTACATAGATAAAATAACTCAAAGCTGACTTAAAAAACTCAAAGTTTACCTACTGCTTAATTTCTCCAATGCTTCTCGCATCGCGGATTTTGCATCCGGATGTTTCCCAGCGATAC
Proteins encoded in this window:
- the LOC143186636 gene encoding uncharacterized protein LOC143186636 isoform X2, with amino-acid sequence MCSRLGLVSLSYLWRRDQDELLKEMIGSSVNAVIIKVAALGLEPRHLGKSISEMQSHLAKIKEKYGVNVCGEGGEYETFTLDCPLFSKSIVIDEYESVVHSNDNIAPVGYLNFKKIHVQNKNDGIERLTLQERLKNVPIKVPSDYIEEIIGPELHDGCNLSEDENDERDCTNSNLKTSNSGQFNPPSPMEILYEEEEYLDTPVVNKNQTGWFWFGGIAGKHPDAKSAMREALEKLSSLVKKESLQISDIVAVTLYIKDMSNYLSINEVYISCLNKTNPPVRVCVECPLNVHVVLDAIAYKETQDCGDKKVHKRHTMHVQSISHWAPANIGPYSQAVRVGDIISVAGQIPLVPGSMTILDLNIKRQCRLTLRHIDRIVKAMDSNTQLRDIVQGICFLTHPSYIPDARKEWEKRTNNAIVDYIVVPNLPRGARVEWCVWAHRDNNRFEYEETGKCVGNFKVAIRRRWNYENNVSAIVCYMSTGSSNSTGNLATETHLPSTELTASELTEAFEYVLCKLTKGSQTANPTCNLRIFYKVGSSPRPNFVQNVLSKFSTRNLVTTIVPATHLHNFSTFLSICGIRHE
- the LOC143186636 gene encoding uncharacterized protein LOC143186636 isoform X1, encoding MRVVALVSGGKDSCFNMMQCIAAGHDIVALANLYPVEKDELDSYMFQTVGYQGVEYIAEAIGLPIYREPTFGRSKMQEKYYYPTENDEVEDLFRLLSKVKEKENIEAVSSGAILSDYQRIRVENVCSRLGLVSLSYLWRRDQDELLKEMIGSSVNAVIIKVAALGLEPRHLGKSISEMQSHLAKIKEKYGVNVCGEGGEYETFTLDCPLFSKSIVIDEYESVVHSNDNIAPVGYLNFKKIHVQNKNDGIERLTLQERLKNVPIKVPSDYIEEIIGPELHDGCNLSEDENDERDCTNSNLKTSNSGQFNPPSPMEILYEEEEYLDTPVVNKNQTGWFWFGGIAGKHPDAKSAMREALEKLSSLVKKESLQISDIVAVTLYIKDMSNYLSINEVYISCLNKTNPPVRVCVECPLNVHVVLDAIAYKETQDCGDKKVHKRHTMHVQSISHWAPANIGPYSQAVRVGDIISVAGQIPLVPGSMTILDLNIKRQCRLTLRHIDRIVKAMDSNTQLRDIVQGICFLTHPSYIPDARKEWEKRTNNAIVDYIVVPNLPRGARVEWCVWAHRDNNRFEYEETGKCVGNFKVAIRRRWNYENNVSAIVCYMSTGSSNSTGNLATETHLPSTELTASELTEAFEYVLCKLTKGSQTANPTCNLRIFYKVGSSPRPNFVQNVLSKFSTRNLVTTIVPATHLHNFSTFLSICGIRHE